GTTCATCGCTGCACAGGCTGGAGGGGCCGCCCATGCCGAACGCGTGAATCATCCGCGCCTTGCCCAGCAAAGTGACCGCATCGGCAAAGCTGTGCTGGTTGAAACCGGACAAATGCTGGCGCAACGTCGCTTCGATATCGCCCAGGATTTGCCGATGAAAGGCCGACTGTTCCGGCAGCCCCGCCGGGTCCAGGAAGCGACTGCCCACGCCACTGGCCTGGGCCAGTTGCAGGCGCAAATCGCGTAAGTCACGGCAGCCGACGCTGCGGGCAAAACGCGACAAGGTCGCGGTGCTGACCTCGGCCCGCTGAGACAACGCCTCCAGGCTGGCCGAGGCGGCAAAGCCCACATCCTCAAGCATCAACTTGGCGATACGCCCTTCGCCGGCGCTGAACGAGTCCTGGCGGGCGCGGATCTGGTAGAGGATGTCCATGGAGGCTCCGGTTAGAGGGTCAGGCTCATAAAACCAGTGACAGGCCGTAGGTCAGACCGAAGGCGACCAGCGAAATCAGGGTCTCCAGTACGGTCCAGGTCTTGAAGGTCTGGATCACCGTCATATTGAAGTATTCCTTGATCAGCCAGAAGCCGCCGTCGTTAACGTGAGAAAAAATCACCGAGCCCGCGCCGGTCGCCAGCACCAGCAATTCGGGGTGTGGATAACCCAGGCCCAAAGCGACGGGCGCGACCACCCCGGATGCAGTGGTCATGGCAACGGTGGCCGAGCCCGTGGCGATGCGCATCAACGCAGCGAACAGCCAGCCCATCACCAGCGGCGACAAGTGGAACGC
This genomic stretch from Pseudomonas synxantha BG33R harbors:
- a CDS encoding MurR/RpiR family transcriptional regulator, with amino-acid sequence MDILYQIRARQDSFSAGEGRIAKLMLEDVGFAASASLEALSQRAEVSTATLSRFARSVGCRDLRDLRLQLAQASGVGSRFLDPAGLPEQSAFHRQILGDIEATLRQHLSGFNQHSFADAVTLLGKARMIHAFGMGGPSSLCSDELQVRLVRLGYPIAACHDPVMMRVTAATLGPQHALIVCSLTGRTPELLDVVKLARNYDARIIALTLADSPLAELADVLLPLQPAETSFIYKPTAARYGMLLAIDLLATELALALPDDNQERLRRIKLALDDYRGGPDSLPLGD